One Danio aesculapii chromosome 13, fDanAes4.1, whole genome shotgun sequence DNA window includes the following coding sequences:
- the LOC130239914 gene encoding filensin: MFKTSYLREVRKEKYERSDVFEEPSSPESESAPAAGPSVPGWESLQELNSRFARYINRARVLEQRNAVFRKQLETLQYMEEASGLEEAFSEQISINRQRIRELLSDRAKLERELKDAERMLDEYNSRYRNECEYQEQLRQTLEQLNKEADTVLLRNLEYQIQLQFLQDDVNATKERHKKNLAEIQTYLNILQQINQTIPLMTSVSVPEDQERLIAQRRVPALRSQLEEYKSAICQLQTQKHRLQTETSALEQTIKTTQESYDDEIQLYNEQIETLRKETEEAEKSLEKYTNKCRQLAVYQSSLENELDRYKRIIENEDNRLNSAIIGTPITLLTSSYKYTHCPSMTRTGKDITQVIQDITNVKPRQKYFAKKVLKKKEITSRGASGGLEEKPAEELEEEEKGLTMEDQQQEAPKQERPDVPDGAQISKAFDTLCNIIRDRMRRVRRPEPIADFFTKGRYVLVTGDSSYLDPCFFSTTPSASHVFVTIRDDMMPYDSYWRGTPTPSPLPGPPAPPSDPGKDDEGGGKSKKGDPHPKRKEPEPGPSPRQPSPHRGGKNKDPSEPPPMPSYSSIPPDSMSYEKVEVVESVEKLSPDKKVKGYEETTTVVETMIEKTSRKKHGDRST; this comes from the exons ATGTTCAAGACCAGCTACCTGCGTGAGGTGCGCAAGGAGAAATACGAGCGCTCCGATGTTTTCGAGGAGCCCAGCAGCCCTGAGAGCGAGTCAGCTCCGGCTGCAGGGCCCTCAGTTCCCGGCTGGGAGAGCCTGCAGGAGCTGAACAGCAGATTTGCGCGCTACATCAACCGGGCGCGTGTGCTGGAGCAGCGCAATGCCGTGTTTCGCAAGCAGCTGGAGACCCTGCAGTACATGGAGGAGGCGTCGGGACTGGAGGAGGCCTTCAGCGAGCAGATCAGCATCAACAGGCAGAGGATCCGGGAGCTGCTGTCGGACCGAGCCAAGCTGGAAAGAGAGCTGAAAGATGCCGAGCGCATGCTGGACGAGTATAACAGCAG ATACAGAAATGAATGTGAATATCAGGAGCAGCTGCGGCAGACCCTGGAACAGCTCAATAAG GAAGCCGACACGGTGCTTCTGAGAAACCTGGAGTATCAGATCCAACTGCAGTTTCTGCAAGATGACGTAAACGCCACCAAGGAGAGACACAAAAAG AATCTGGCGGAGATACAGACCTATCTGAACATCCTGCAGCAGATCAACCAGACCATCCCTCTGATGACCAGCGTCTCCGTgcctgag GATCAGGAGCGTCTAATTGCACAGCGAAGGGTCCCAGCCCTCAGAAGTCAGCTGGAGGAGTACAAGAGCGCCATCTGCCAGCTGCAGACGCAGAAACACCGGCTGCAGACCGAG aCCTCTGCATTGGAACAGACCATCAAGACCACACAGGAGAGCTACGACGATGAGATCCAGCTTTACAACGAGCAGATCGAGACTCTGAGGAAGGAGACTGAAGAGGCAGAGAAATCACTGGAGAAGTACACCAATAAGTGCCGTCAGCTGGCCGTTTACCAGAGCTCTCTGGAGAATGAGCTGGACAGATACAAGAGGATCATCGAGAACGAGGACAACAG ACTGAATTCAGCAATAATCGGGACACCCATTACTCTGCTCACCAGCAGTTATAAATACACCCATTGTCCGAGCATGACACGGACTGGAAAAG ATATCACCCAAGTCATTCAGGACATCACCAACGTGAAGCCCCGTCAGAAGTACTTTGCTAAGAAAGTGCTTAAAAAGAAAGAGATCACGTCTCGAGGAGCGAGCGGCGGGCTGGAGGAGAAACCAGCAGAAGAGCTTGAGGAGGAGGAGAAAGGGCTGACAATGGAGGATCAACAGCAGGAGGCGCCAAAACAGGAGCGTCCGGATGTCCCAGACGGAGCACAGATCAGCAAAGCATTCGACACGCTCTGCAACATCATCCGGGACCGCATGCGGCGCGTCAGGAGGCCAGAACCCATCGCTGATTTCTTCACCAAGGGACGATACGTGCTGGTGACCGGAGACTCCAGCTATCTCGACCCGTGCTTTTTCTCCACCACTCCATCAGCTAGTCATGTATTCGTCACTATTAGGGATGACATGATGCCTTACGATTCCTATTGGAGAGGCACACCCACTCCTAGCCCCCTACCGGGACCTCCAGCACCACCTTCAGATCCTGGAAAAGATGATGAGGGAGGCGGAAAATCCAAAAAAGGAGATCCTCATCCAAAGAGGAAGGAACCAGAACCAGGTCCTTCTCCTAGGCAACCTTCACCCCATCGTGGAGGAAAAAATAAGGATCCTAGTGAACCTCCACCCATGCCATCCTACAGCTCCATCCCACCCGATTCTATGAGTTATGAGAAGGTGGAGGTGGTGGAGTCGGTGGAGAAGCTCTCGCCTGATAAGAAAGTCAAAGGCTATGAGGAGACCACTACGGTGGTGGAGACCATGATCGAGAAAACCAGCAGAAAGAAGCACGGCGATCGCTCAACTTGA